From a region of the bacterium genome:
- a CDS encoding LamG domain-containing protein, whose protein sequence is MQRTVSIIAVQLLAALAMAQPLANLLPNPSFEMVEPPPPQRDRLVRGLPDPADEWLPRTFQLWGDGDARWRCPDDPQQAHSGRRSVLLVAGRGAAGLRYGPLPVPAPGPWTVQLWARGEGQIVVGGHRTYPDKWEPLGQESALAVSPDWQCLQARVEPDATCGWWLLQVSTRGQAQVWLDDMSVSGPGLPAVALPPPQALTAGTHTLLHMPCEELPDPSRFFIKGEVRVAAGGRFGNCLELGPGAYLACPTAGHVATAAGTIELWVNLLSPGCDGVGLNLVGVTGWDGLGLCKDQYSHLSFDFHANWAPLCRAWADGYTYTWRPGVWRHLAACWDQDLMQVFADGKLIACAYEPRTPDMLGPELHLGDAGMRLDDLRLSDVVRYRLPMPPLRVKGQRGGQLPRSN, encoded by the coding sequence ATGCAGCGGACCGTCTCGATCATCGCTGTGCAGCTCCTGGCGGCCCTCGCCATGGCGCAGCCGCTCGCCAACCTGCTCCCGAACCCCTCGTTCGAGATGGTGGAGCCGCCGCCGCCCCAGCGCGACCGCCTCGTGCGCGGCCTCCCTGACCCCGCGGACGAATGGCTGCCGCGCACCTTCCAGCTTTGGGGAGACGGCGACGCCCGCTGGCGGTGCCCGGATGACCCGCAGCAGGCCCACAGCGGCCGCCGCAGCGTGCTGCTCGTGGCCGGGCGCGGCGCCGCCGGCCTGCGCTATGGCCCGCTGCCGGTCCCCGCGCCGGGGCCGTGGACGGTGCAGCTGTGGGCGAGAGGGGAGGGGCAGATCGTCGTGGGCGGCCACCGCACATATCCCGACAAGTGGGAGCCGCTGGGGCAGGAGAGCGCGCTGGCGGTCTCGCCGGACTGGCAGTGCCTGCAGGCGCGGGTCGAGCCGGACGCGACGTGCGGCTGGTGGCTGCTGCAAGTCAGCACGCGGGGCCAGGCGCAGGTGTGGCTGGATGATATGTCCGTCTCGGGGCCCGGCCTCCCCGCCGTAGCCCTCCCGCCGCCGCAGGCTCTGACCGCCGGCACGCACACCCTCCTGCACATGCCCTGTGAGGAGCTGCCCGACCCGAGCCGCTTCTTCATCAAGGGCGAGGTGCGCGTGGCGGCGGGAGGACGCTTTGGCAACTGCCTGGAGCTGGGTCCGGGGGCATACCTGGCCTGCCCCACCGCGGGCCACGTGGCGACCGCCGCCGGCACCATTGAGTTGTGGGTCAATCTGCTGTCACCGGGCTGCGACGGGGTCGGCCTGAACCTGGTGGGTGTGACCGGCTGGGACGGCCTGGGCCTGTGCAAGGACCAGTACAGCCACCTCTCGTTCGACTTCCACGCCAACTGGGCGCCCCTGTGCCGGGCCTGGGCCGATGGCTACACCTACACCTGGCGTCCGGGCGTCTGGCGACACCTCGCCGCCTGCTGGGACCAAGACCTCATGCAGGTCTTTGCCGATGGCAAGCTGATCGCCTGTGCCTACGAGCCGCGCACCCCGGACATGCTGGGCCCCGAGTTGCACCTGGGCGATGCCGGCATGAGGCTGGACGACCTGCGCCTCTCGGATGTGGTGCGCTACCGTCTGCCCATGCCGCCGCTGCGGGTCAAGGGCCAGCGCGGCGGCCAACTGCCCCGCAGCAACTGA
- a CDS encoding ParB/RepB/Spo0J family partition protein yields MPSDDRTIHDIPVDKVRVSPQNVRPHVAEDDPDLQELAASIDKWGLLEPIVLRGEYDPNAQTYELLVGQRRWMAHRFLPTKKTIEAIFAGEMDDTEALIRSLTENLVRTDLTRGQIMDAVGKLYDQFKSDRKVAERTGLHITTVRKCLNVRKYVDGSERLSHMLHDRAQGVTLDDVSRALKAAKYDMDIAVNLLEKVKHEGLNPTQQSRLVALALDLDELNPDKVDQLVSQAQVPTYQKVLMVSLGDDARGALAQAAFDFGMSDEDLAVQVIEDWLKAEERL; encoded by the coding sequence ATGCCCAGCGACGATAGGACCATTCACGACATCCCCGTCGACAAGGTCCGAGTCAGCCCTCAGAACGTCCGGCCGCACGTCGCCGAAGACGACCCCGACCTGCAAGAACTCGCCGCCAGCATTGACAAGTGGGGCCTGCTGGAGCCGATTGTCTTGCGCGGCGAGTACGACCCCAACGCGCAGACCTATGAGCTGTTGGTTGGTCAGCGGCGGTGGATGGCTCACCGCTTTCTCCCAACAAAGAAGACCATTGAGGCTATCTTCGCAGGCGAAATGGACGATACCGAAGCGCTCATTCGGTCCCTCACCGAGAATCTCGTGCGAACCGACCTCACACGGGGCCAGATCATGGATGCGGTCGGGAAGCTCTACGACCAGTTCAAGAGCGACCGCAAAGTAGCCGAGCGGACGGGCCTGCACATCACCACCGTCAGGAAATGCCTCAATGTTCGGAAGTACGTCGATGGGTCCGAGCGGCTGTCCCACATGCTGCACGACCGCGCTCAGGGCGTCACCCTGGACGACGTCAGCCGGGCCTTGAAAGCGGCCAAGTACGATATGGACATCGCCGTCAACCTCCTGGAAAAGGTGAAGCACGAAGGGCTCAACCCCACGCAACAGTCGAGACTAGTGGCTCTCGCCCTGGATCTGGACGAGCTCAATCCTGACAAGGTTGACCAACTAGTGTCACAGGCGCAAGTGCCGACCTACCAGAAGGTGCTGATGGTTTCCCTCGGCGACGACGCGCGCGGAGCGCTCGCGCAAGCTGCGTTTGATTTCGGCATGTCAGACGAGGACCTTGCCGTGCAGGTCATTGAGGACTGGCTCAAGGCAGAGGAGCGCCTGTAA
- a CDS encoding phosphoadenosine phosphosulfate reductase family protein, whose protein sequence is MGASSSANAGATSDGCGYDALWAEAAKRIGHADLAGLRVRCPSCHRTGALVSKWQAKTPVKPLFIVHTNGNGHFKPCKLDKQEAESARHKAHLTPGDVIRTFALGKPYVLFSGGKDSVATLLYLQRLAEKHHVKLTALHADTTAGFPEVEDYVREVCTVLDVSLVTVRPQRDYFETAKRWGIPGFRSRWCCETLKIAPIRRFLAQQKGHCVVYDGIRAAESNLRAKYVPVWFHPSFRCISISPILRWSHQDTLDYVASAGLPRNPTEDLGTSGECWCGAYKSRCDFEALLNVHPEIFDKLVEVEEAQEGDFTFLYENGQSVPLSTLRTR, encoded by the coding sequence ATGGGCGCATCCTCAAGTGCCAATGCCGGCGCTACCTCGGATGGCTGCGGCTACGATGCCCTCTGGGCAGAGGCAGCCAAGCGCATTGGACATGCGGACCTCGCGGGGCTTAGGGTCCGCTGCCCCTCGTGCCATCGGACCGGAGCGCTGGTATCGAAGTGGCAAGCCAAGACGCCCGTCAAACCGCTCTTCATTGTGCACACGAACGGCAACGGCCATTTCAAGCCCTGTAAGTTGGACAAGCAGGAAGCCGAATCTGCTAGACATAAGGCCCACCTCACTCCAGGTGACGTCATCAGGACGTTCGCCCTGGGCAAGCCCTACGTGCTCTTCAGCGGCGGCAAGGATAGCGTGGCCACGTTGTTGTACCTGCAACGACTCGCGGAAAAGCACCACGTCAAGTTGACGGCCTTGCACGCCGACACTACCGCGGGGTTTCCTGAGGTCGAGGACTATGTTCGAGAGGTGTGTACGGTACTTGACGTCAGTCTCGTGACGGTCCGCCCTCAACGGGACTATTTCGAGACAGCGAAGAGGTGGGGCATTCCAGGTTTCCGGTCACGGTGGTGCTGTGAAACCTTGAAGATCGCGCCTATACGCAGGTTCCTCGCACAACAGAAGGGGCATTGTGTTGTCTACGATGGCATCCGCGCCGCCGAGTCCAACCTGCGAGCGAAGTACGTTCCTGTCTGGTTCCACCCATCGTTCCGCTGTATATCAATCAGCCCAATACTCCGGTGGTCCCATCAGGACACCCTTGACTACGTCGCTTCGGCCGGTCTGCCGCGCAACCCAACCGAGGATCTGGGCACGTCTGGTGAGTGCTGGTGTGGCGCCTACAAGTCTCGCTGTGATTTCGAGGCACTTCTCAATGTGCATCCTGAGATCTTCGACAAGTTGGTCGAGGTAGAGGAAGCGCAGGAAGGGGATTTCACCTTCCTGTACGAGAACGGTCAAAGTGTGCCCCTTTCGACGCTCAGGACGAGATAA
- a CDS encoding DUF1559 domain-containing protein, protein MKRGFTLIELLVVIAIIAILAAILFPVFAKAREKARQTSCLNNTRQIGTALLAYAQDYDERFTKFQGYWSSDNWDGLAGTYWYDRLMPYAKNSQIFWCPSDTDHDSATGGGTVQAYKCDYTYSEFIGTSGGAALGSIDMPASCVVVTEGNNNYCRLYNDPTLTKAGMPPSARHNDGFNNAYVDGHAKWHKGFPSSAATKADAAWHFQFTYP, encoded by the coding sequence ATGAAGCGCGGGTTCACGCTTATCGAGCTACTGGTCGTGATTGCCATCATCGCCATCCTCGCAGCCATTCTGTTCCCTGTCTTCGCGAAGGCACGCGAGAAGGCGCGGCAGACCAGCTGTCTCAACAACACCAGGCAGATCGGCACCGCCCTGCTCGCCTACGCCCAGGACTATGACGAGCGCTTCACCAAGTTCCAGGGGTACTGGAGTTCGGACAACTGGGATGGCTTGGCCGGTACGTACTGGTACGACCGGCTGATGCCCTACGCCAAGAACTCCCAGATCTTCTGGTGCCCCAGCGACACCGACCATGACAGCGCTACCGGTGGCGGGACGGTCCAGGCCTACAAGTGCGACTACACGTACAGCGAGTTCATCGGCACTAGCGGCGGCGCCGCGCTCGGCTCGATAGACATGCCGGCCAGTTGCGTAGTCGTCACCGAGGGGAACAACAACTACTGCCGTCTCTACAACGACCCGACCTTGACCAAGGCCGGCATGCCCCCGAGTGCCCGACACAACGACGGCTTCAACAACGCCTACGTGGACGGGCACGCCAAGTGGCACAAGGGCTTCCCGAGTTCGGCGGCGACCAAGGCCGACGCCGCCTGGCACTTCCAGTTCACCTATCCGTGA
- a CDS encoding DUF2723 domain-containing protein: MSRTLSPHVAVGFGVAVLLAAMYGATAAPGLYWADSAEFTAVAQTAGVAHPPGYPLYSLALTALWRACGSVWVLNWCSGLASAAALGLLASAATRGQRWAAAVALGLAILTVGCGGTWWQNSTVAEVYGLHLLLASALVFLAVRPSPDPCGAAAPAVFGLGLAHHPLIIAFAPLVLPALGRGARRHCIQLLAMLAPLALYACLQLASSQQPPFDWGNPQTWPNLLYHVTARQYAHLTAVRPPLFVLAVLGRALQQLPQELPLPLLLLAPVELWFLWRQRRALAWTMAATLVLGLLLASATAAALNPPYFLAVWALLGYLGAAGIGRMLAQPRAGRWVGAACIVLTVLYGLCLAVHNWPACNQRGNDAPTRYADALLQALPADSVLITYSDSLSNLTLQARLVRGVRPDVDIISTGDLVSVDSGQTLSRNFPRLVLPPDGYAFPQWPRRDPRAYLVEDQADFVRLLLVNNARRPLLAEFAPGLEWLARDAVPFGHLVRLAPGATPTTGDLRAHWRLWRRLEEAARGQLARDEASRKPYVLAANSLGWYWLERGDSTRALQAFAEALRYDPCDAGTHGNLAGLYARLGDAGPAEAHFAAARGLAPWDAQLEANYAVFLTERGDLPGAARARARARALGYPPLPNQAQ, translated from the coding sequence ATGAGCAGGACCCTGTCCCCGCACGTCGCTGTCGGCTTCGGCGTTGCCGTCCTGCTGGCGGCAATGTACGGGGCCACGGCTGCCCCCGGCCTCTACTGGGCTGATTCGGCTGAGTTCACCGCGGTGGCCCAGACCGCCGGAGTCGCCCACCCCCCCGGCTACCCCCTCTACTCCCTGGCCCTCACTGCGCTGTGGCGGGCCTGCGGCAGCGTCTGGGTGCTCAACTGGTGCTCGGGTCTGGCGTCGGCAGCGGCCCTGGGCTTGCTGGCGTCGGCGGCGACCCGCGGCCAACGCTGGGCGGCAGCCGTCGCCCTCGGCCTCGCCATCCTGACCGTCGGCTGCGGCGGGACCTGGTGGCAGAACTCCACTGTAGCCGAGGTCTATGGGCTGCATCTGCTGCTCGCCTCGGCCCTGGTCTTCCTGGCCGTCAGGCCCTCGCCAGACCCTTGCGGCGCCGCGGCCCCGGCAGTGTTCGGCCTCGGCCTGGCCCACCATCCGCTGATCATCGCCTTCGCCCCGCTGGTGCTACCGGCGCTCGGGCGCGGGGCGAGGCGCCACTGCATCCAGTTGCTGGCGATGCTCGCGCCGCTGGCGCTCTACGCCTGCCTCCAGCTGGCCTCCTCGCAACAGCCGCCGTTTGACTGGGGCAACCCGCAGACCTGGCCCAACCTGCTGTACCACGTTACGGCCCGCCAGTACGCGCACCTCACGGCCGTTCGGCCCCCGCTGTTCGTGCTGGCGGTGCTGGGGCGGGCCCTACAGCAACTCCCGCAGGAGCTGCCCCTCCCGCTGCTGCTGCTGGCGCCGGTCGAGCTGTGGTTCCTGTGGCGGCAGAGGCGCGCGCTGGCGTGGACCATGGCGGCCACGCTGGTGCTGGGGCTGCTGTTGGCCTCGGCCACGGCCGCGGCGCTCAATCCGCCGTACTTCCTGGCGGTATGGGCGCTGCTAGGGTATCTCGGCGCCGCCGGGATCGGTCGGATGCTGGCGCAGCCGCGCGCGGGTCGCTGGGTCGGGGCCGCCTGCATCGTCCTGACTGTGCTCTACGGGCTCTGCCTGGCCGTCCACAACTGGCCCGCGTGCAACCAGCGCGGCAATGACGCCCCCACCCGGTATGCGGACGCGTTGCTCCAGGCCCTGCCCGCCGACAGTGTGCTCATCACCTATAGCGACTCCCTGAGCAACCTGACATTGCAGGCGCGACTGGTCCGAGGCGTGCGGCCCGACGTGGACATCATCAGTACCGGCGATCTGGTCTCGGTAGACTCAGGCCAGACCCTCAGCCGCAACTTCCCCCGACTGGTCCTGCCGCCGGACGGCTACGCCTTCCCGCAGTGGCCGCGCCGCGACCCCCGCGCGTACCTCGTGGAGGACCAGGCGGACTTCGTGCGTCTCCTGCTGGTCAACAACGCTCGCCGGCCTTTGCTTGCGGAGTTCGCGCCGGGGCTGGAGTGGTTGGCGCGCGACGCCGTGCCCTTTGGCCACCTGGTGCGCCTGGCCCCGGGAGCGACGCCGACCACGGGCGACCTGCGCGCCCACTGGCGGCTCTGGCGACGGCTTGAGGAGGCCGCGCGCGGACAACTCGCTCGAGACGAAGCCTCCCGCAAGCCATACGTGCTGGCCGCCAACTCTCTCGGCTGGTACTGGCTCGAGCGAGGGGACAGCACCCGGGCGCTGCAGGCCTTCGCGGAGGCACTGCGCTACGACCCGTGCGACGCCGGTACCCATGGCAACCTCGCCGGTCTCTACGCCCGGCTCGGCGATGCCGGGCCGGCTGAGGCGCACTTCGCGGCCGCCAGAGGCCTGGCCCCATGGGACGCCCAACTGGAGGCCAACTACGCCGTCTTCCTCACGGAGCGAGGGGACCTTCCCGGAGCTGCCCGCGCCAGGGCGCGTGCCCGGGCCCTGGGCTATCCGCCTCTGCCGAATCAGGCGCAGTGA